From Pararhodobacter zhoushanensis, the proteins below share one genomic window:
- the hpaD gene encoding 3,4-dihydroxyphenylacetate 2,3-dioxygenase — protein MPLPQPNLYPPFNIVRLSHVEYRVTDLAASRAFYVDTLGLQVTDEDDTIIYLRAMEERGHHCIALLKADEASVGGLGFKVFDEDELDKAAAWFAGQDLPVAWVERPFMGRAFRTRDPFGIPLEFYCRMDRLPPIHQKYKLYNGVKPLRIDHFNMFASDVDASVAFYNAIGFRVTEYTEDSESGKVWAAWMHRKGGVHDVAFTNGTGPRLHHTAFWVPTPLNIIDLLDLMSTTGYLANIERGPGRHGISNAFFLYVRDPDGHRIEIYCSDYQTVDPDLEPIRWDLKDPQRQTLWGAPAPRSWFEEGSVFEGAALVASELKAQPIIAP, from the coding sequence ATGCCCCTACCCCAGCCAAACCTGTACCCGCCGTTCAACATCGTCCGGCTCAGCCATGTTGAATACCGGGTCACCGATCTTGCCGCCTCGCGCGCCTTTTACGTCGATACGCTGGGCCTGCAGGTCACGGATGAGGATGACACGATCATCTATCTGCGGGCGATGGAGGAGCGCGGGCATCATTGCATCGCATTGCTCAAGGCCGACGAGGCGTCGGTCGGCGGGCTGGGCTTCAAGGTGTTCGACGAGGATGAGCTGGACAAGGCGGCGGCGTGGTTTGCCGGTCAGGACCTGCCGGTCGCGTGGGTCGAGCGGCCCTTCATGGGCCGGGCCTTTCGCACGCGCGATCCTTTCGGCATTCCGCTGGAATTCTATTGCCGCATGGACCGGCTGCCGCCGATTCATCAGAAATACAAGCTTTACAACGGCGTTAAGCCGCTGCGCATCGACCATTTCAACATGTTCGCGTCGGATGTGGATGCCTCGGTCGCGTTCTACAATGCGATCGGCTTCCGGGTGACGGAATACACCGAGGACAGCGAGAGCGGGAAAGTCTGGGCCGCGTGGATGCACCGCAAGGGCGGCGTGCATGACGTGGCCTTTACCAACGGCACCGGCCCGCGCCTGCATCACACGGCCTTCTGGGTGCCGACGCCGCTGAACATCATCGACCTGCTCGATCTGATGTCGACCACTGGCTACCTGGCCAATATCGAGCGCGGGCCGGGGCGGCACGGGATCTCGAACGCGTTTTTCCTCTATGTCCGCGACCCTGACGGGCACCGGATCGAGATCTATTGCTCGGATTACCAGACGGTCGATCCCGATCTGGAGCCGATCAGATGGGATCTGAAAGACCCGCAGCGCCAGACGCTGTGGGGCGCGCCCGCGCCGCGCTCGTGGTTCGAGGAAGGGTCGGTTTTCGAGGGGGCTGCGCTGGTTGCGTCCGAGTTGAAAGCGCAGCCGATCATTGCCCCGTGA
- a CDS encoding RNA polymerase sigma factor yields the protein MRTWIFGIAYRKVIDVHRKRARVTVTDEVPETGDVAEAADAGYAAQQEAEHLRVCMGTLKDEHRSAISLAFYEDMTCAEIAEIAGVPEGTIKSRLHHAKKLLLHCLSGRIKGRAVA from the coding sequence GTGCGAACCTGGATATTCGGAATTGCGTACCGCAAGGTCATCGACGTGCACCGCAAGCGGGCGCGCGTCACCGTGACCGACGAAGTGCCCGAAACCGGCGACGTGGCCGAGGCCGCCGACGCCGGCTATGCCGCGCAGCAAGAGGCCGAGCATCTGCGCGTCTGCATGGGCACGCTAAAAGACGAACACCGCAGCGCCATTTCGCTGGCGTTCTACGAGGACATGACCTGCGCCGAGATCGCCGAGATCGCGGGCGTGCCCGAAGGCACCATCAAGTCACGCCTGCACCACGCCAAGAAACTGCTGCTGCATTGCCTGTCGGGCCGCATCAAAGGGAGGGCCGTGGCATGA
- the hpaR gene encoding homoprotocatechuate degradation operon regulator HpaR, which translates to MSKTPLRQTSRSLPIALLRARETVMGPVREMLSASGVNEQKWRVLRVLDESGPLDQSLLAEKACLQLPSLTRILKAMEEQALVTRATDPDDRRRSIVTISEVGRQVIEDHAVANRALFQRLEAAYGQTRMETLLDLLEELNRTDLKG; encoded by the coding sequence ATGAGCAAGACGCCCCTGCGCCAAACCTCCCGTTCCCTGCCCATCGCGCTTTTGCGCGCGCGCGAAACCGTCATGGGGCCGGTGCGTGAAATGCTGTCGGCCAGCGGCGTGAACGAACAGAAATGGCGTGTGCTGCGCGTGCTCGACGAATCAGGGCCGCTTGATCAGAGCCTGCTGGCCGAAAAAGCCTGCCTGCAATTGCCGTCGCTGACGAGAATCCTGAAAGCGATGGAAGAGCAGGCGCTGGTCACCCGCGCGACCGATCCCGACGACCGGCGCCGTTCGATCGTCACCATTTCAGAGGTCGGTCGTCAGGTCATCGAAGACCACGCGGTCGCAAACCGCGCCTTGTTCCAACGGCTCGAAGCCGCTTACGGGCAAACACGGATGGAAACCTTGCTCGATCTGCTGGAAGAGCTCAACCGGACCGACCTCAAAGGTTAG
- a CDS encoding S8 family serine peptidase, with protein sequence MSNPDSARRGRPSLTALVSVVLMLMANASAVRAQTSEYPPTGYEVQEHFLGGEPVGGHSSRPIRVQRTEGARYEWIVIGPQSEAAAVLRAIEESGGRVIRTSELDALGQTQHIAIFPSQDAYDRTVAALRALAPQSSMALHHIFGFAQSTGNPRIYAPTLIGDAAPGRCRVSGSVTIGMIDGPLNPDHPALAGASVRYETLVDSHNIPQADHATAVAVLMVGQDPSGLLAGFAQGARLDAVAVFASREGVEEASVERIATAIDHLVGRGVHLINLSLAGPQNEALGRAITAAAAQGAILIAASGNERRPVVAWPAAAPEVIAVTAIDAARRRFRMANTGAELEFAAPGVDVYAARTRGAGYVSGTSFAAPIVTALAARHMAQGAGSADAVRAALRGSVETLGPGTRNTDFGYGLVRSGGC encoded by the coding sequence ATGTCGAACCCTGACAGCGCCCGACGGGGCCGACCTTCACTGACCGCGCTCGTCTCGGTGGTGCTGATGCTGATGGCGAACGCCTCGGCAGTGCGCGCACAAACCTCCGAGTATCCGCCGACCGGGTATGAGGTCCAGGAACACTTCCTTGGCGGCGAACCCGTCGGCGGCCATAGCAGCCGCCCGATCCGCGTGCAGCGCACCGAGGGCGCGCGCTATGAATGGATCGTCATCGGCCCGCAATCCGAAGCGGCGGCCGTGCTGCGCGCGATCGAAGAGAGCGGCGGCCGGGTGATCCGCACCAGTGAGCTGGACGCTTTGGGCCAGACGCAGCACATTGCGATCTTCCCCAGCCAGGACGCCTATGACCGCACGGTCGCCGCCTTGCGCGCGCTGGCACCGCAATCCTCGATGGCGCTGCACCATATCTTTGGCTTTGCGCAGTCCACCGGCAACCCGCGGATCTATGCGCCGACACTGATCGGCGACGCCGCGCCGGGGCGATGCCGGGTCTCGGGCTCGGTCACCATCGGGATGATCGACGGCCCGCTGAACCCCGATCACCCCGCCCTCGCCGGGGCGTCGGTGCGGTATGAAACGCTGGTCGACAGCCACAACATCCCGCAGGCAGACCATGCCACGGCGGTGGCAGTGCTGATGGTCGGACAAGATCCCTCGGGCCTTCTGGCCGGCTTTGCGCAGGGCGCGCGGCTTGATGCGGTGGCGGTTTTTGCCAGCCGCGAGGGCGTCGAAGAAGCCAGCGTCGAGCGCATCGCCACCGCCATCGACCATCTGGTCGGGCGCGGGGTGCACCTGATCAATCTGTCGCTGGCCGGCCCGCAGAATGAAGCGCTGGGTCGCGCCATCACCGCCGCGGCGGCGCAGGGCGCGATCCTGATCGCCGCCTCGGGCAACGAGCGCCGCCCTGTCGTCGCCTGGCCCGCCGCCGCGCCTGAAGTCATCGCCGTCACCGCCATCGATGCGGCGCGGCGGCGCTTTCGCATGGCAAACACCGGGGCCGAGCTGGAATTTGCCGCCCCCGGCGTGGACGTCTACGCAGCCCGCACCCGCGGTGCAGGCTATGTCAGCGGAACTTCCTTTGCCGCGCCGATCGTGACGGCCTTGGCTGCCCGACACATGGCGCAGGGTGCCGGGTCGGCAGACGCCGTGCGCGCGGCACTGCGTGGGTCGGTCGAAACGCTGGGCCCGGGCACGCGCAACACCGATTTCGGCTACGGACTGGTGCGCTCGGGCGGCTGCTGA
- a CDS encoding S8 family serine peptidase — MTRSPDEIALDLPFLINGTLSAADKAEIEALMAEDALLAAEHDALAAIRSEMQAEETRSPGAFGLARLMRDVGREGAATVPARAPSRSWMWQAVAAVAVVGLLAQTFYQRDTGESEARYALASAAMPGTLVVSFAPDATEETIRTLLVGQDLEIVAGPSALGLYRLDVVEGGDLAAAAAALRGAPQIVESVENVEP; from the coding sequence ATGACCCGTTCCCCCGATGAGATCGCCCTGGACCTGCCGTTCCTGATCAACGGCACGCTGTCTGCGGCTGACAAGGCCGAGATCGAGGCGCTGATGGCCGAGGACGCGCTCCTTGCGGCCGAGCATGACGCGCTGGCCGCCATCCGCAGCGAAATGCAGGCCGAGGAAACCCGCAGCCCCGGCGCGTTCGGCCTGGCCCGGCTGATGCGTGATGTGGGCCGCGAGGGCGCGGCAACGGTCCCGGCCCGCGCCCCCTCGCGCAGCTGGATGTGGCAGGCGGTGGCGGCAGTGGCGGTTGTCGGCCTGCTGGCGCAGACCTTCTATCAGCGCGATACCGGCGAGAGCGAGGCGCGCTATGCCCTGGCCAGTGCGGCGATGCCCGGCACGCTGGTGGTCAGCTTTGCCCCCGACGCAACCGAAGAAACGATCCGCACGCTGCTTGTCGGGCAGGATCTGGAAATCGTCGCCGGTCCTTCGGCGCTGGGCCTTTACCGGCTGGATGTCGTCGAAGGCGGTGACCTGGCGGCAGCGGCTGCCGCTCTGCGCGGCGCCCCTCAGATTGTGGAGAGTGTGGAGAATGTCGAACCCTGA
- a CDS encoding RNA polymerase sigma factor, with amino-acid sequence MTENHHFLVQQVGKGDKEALAALYRAYERPVYKFIVSRLNDPHEASDILHEVFMDIWRVAASFEGEAKCEPGYSELRTARSSTCTASGRASP; translated from the coding sequence ATGACCGAGAACCATCATTTCCTGGTTCAGCAAGTCGGCAAGGGGGACAAGGAAGCCCTTGCTGCGCTGTATCGCGCCTATGAGCGGCCGGTTTACAAGTTTATCGTCTCGCGATTGAACGATCCGCACGAAGCATCCGACATACTCCACGAAGTCTTCATGGACATCTGGCGGGTTGCCGCCAGCTTCGAGGGAGAAGCCAAGTGCGAACCTGGATATTCGGAATTGCGTACCGCAAGGTCATCGACGTGCACCGCAAGCGGGCGCGCGTCACCGTGA
- a CDS encoding fumarylacetoacetate hydrolase family protein, giving the protein MTRTRFATIRAEGQQLYGVVVEGGVVALSGEFTQWRTLRDVIAAGGLGALAAAAEGRAATHANGSFDWEIPVPDAEKILCVGVNFPDRNAEYKDGSAQPQYMSLFPRFARSFTGHGRPLVRPPENHTLDYEGEVVVVIGKGGRRIAASDAYDHIAGLSLCNEGTIRDWVRHAKFNVTQGKNWDASGAIGPWMVAFDDAAQLDEARIVTRVNGEVRQDDVLARMMFGVREEIAYISTFTTLMPGDMIVTGTPTGAGARFDPPKYLVPGDVVEVEVEGIGTLRNGVVDE; this is encoded by the coding sequence ATGACAAGAACGCGTTTTGCGACGATCCGGGCTGAGGGCCAGCAGCTGTATGGGGTGGTGGTCGAGGGCGGCGTTGTCGCGCTGTCGGGCGAGTTTACGCAATGGCGCACGCTGCGCGATGTGATCGCGGCGGGCGGGTTGGGCGCGTTGGCCGCCGCGGCCGAGGGGCGTGCGGCGACGCATGCGAACGGCTCGTTCGACTGGGAGATCCCGGTGCCGGACGCCGAGAAGATCCTGTGTGTCGGCGTGAATTTCCCCGACCGCAATGCCGAGTACAAGGACGGCAGTGCGCAGCCCCAATACATGTCGCTGTTCCCGCGCTTTGCGCGCAGTTTTACCGGGCACGGGCGGCCCCTGGTGCGCCCGCCGGAGAACCACACGCTGGATTACGAGGGTGAGGTCGTGGTGGTGATCGGCAAGGGCGGGCGGCGGATTGCCGCGTCGGATGCCTATGACCACATCGCGGGCCTGAGCCTGTGTAATGAGGGCACGATCCGCGATTGGGTGCGGCACGCGAAATTCAACGTGACGCAGGGCAAGAACTGGGATGCCTCGGGGGCGATCGGACCGTGGATGGTGGCGTTTGACGACGCCGCGCAGCTGGACGAGGCGCGGATAGTCACCCGGGTGAATGGCGAGGTCAGGCAGGATGATGTTCTGGCGCGGATGATGTTCGGGGTCCGCGAGGAGATCGCCTATATCAGCACCTTCACCACGCTGATGCCCGGCGACATGATCGTCACCGGCACGCCGACCGGCGCAGGCGCGCGGTTCGATCCGCCGAAGTATCTGGTGCCCGGCGATGTGGTCGAGGTCGAGGTCGAGGGGATCGGCACGCTGCGCAATGGGGTGGTGGACGAATGA
- the hpaH gene encoding 2-oxo-hept-4-ene-1,7-dioate hydratase has protein sequence MTPDQHKAAAAALFDAERSGSQIGLLSRAHPGMGLDDAYAVQAALVKHKRAAGRRVIGWKIGLTSRAMQDALKIDTPDSGVLFDDMLFADGAEVPKGRFIQPRIEAEIAFILHAPLAGADVTREQVLAATGSVAPALEILDTRILRADPETGALRKVTDTIADNAANAGIVLGAQRHDPRATDLRWAGAILKRDGVVEETGLGAGVLDDPATGVVWLVRRLAQYGQGLSAGEVVLSGSFVRPVEAPPGSRFDADFGSFGRVSLSFAPG, from the coding sequence ATGACGCCGGACCAGCACAAAGCCGCCGCTGCGGCGTTGTTCGACGCCGAGCGCAGCGGATCTCAGATCGGCCTGCTCTCGCGCGCGCATCCGGGCATGGGGCTGGATGATGCCTATGCCGTGCAGGCCGCGCTGGTGAAGCACAAACGCGCCGCCGGGCGCCGGGTCATCGGCTGGAAAATCGGCCTGACCAGCCGCGCCATGCAGGACGCGCTGAAGATCGACACGCCGGATTCGGGCGTGCTGTTCGATGACATGCTCTTTGCCGACGGGGCCGAGGTGCCCAAGGGCCGCTTCATCCAGCCAAGGATCGAGGCCGAGATCGCGTTCATCCTGCATGCGCCGCTGGCCGGGGCCGATGTGACGCGCGAGCAGGTGCTGGCGGCGACCGGCTCTGTCGCCCCGGCGCTGGAAATTCTGGACACCCGCATCCTGCGCGCCGACCCCGAGACCGGGGCGCTGCGCAAGGTGACGGACACCATCGCCGACAATGCCGCGAATGCGGGCATCGTGCTGGGTGCCCAGCGCCACGACCCGCGCGCCACCGATCTGCGCTGGGCCGGGGCGATCCTGAAACGCGACGGCGTGGTCGAGGAAACCGGCCTTGGTGCCGGGGTGCTCGACGACCCGGCAACAGGGGTCGTCTGGCTGGTGCGGCGACTCGCGCAGTATGGGCAAGGCTTGTCGGCGGGTGAGGTGGTGCTGTCGGGTTCGTTCGTTCGCCCGGTCGAGGCACCGCCGGGCAGCCGGTTCGATGCCGATTTTGGCAGCTTTGGTCGGGTTTCCCTCAGCTTTGCCCCCGGCTGA